In Brachionichthys hirsutus isolate HB-005 chromosome 20, CSIRO-AGI_Bhir_v1, whole genome shotgun sequence, the genomic stretch TCCACTGTTAAGcctttggacacacacacacacacacacacacacacagaccacggAGGAATTTCCTAGTTTCATATAAAACTGATAATGGGATGTGTCCCAGCGGGAGTGGAAAATCAGAGGTGACTTACGAGCCTCCACATTCCAACCTCTgtaactaacacacacacacacacacacacacacgcacacacacacacagcacctctGGGACAAAAAGTAGACTGAAAGTTTGCAGAGAACTGTTAACTATGGGGTTTactgctttcattttcattttgaaaatgttggaGCTACAAGTTTACTAGAGGAAAACACATCACGTCGTTATTAGTGTTCGACTGGTTTTCATACagttttgattttgtgttttaatgcaaCCACCCACTTGCCAGAACCTCAATAGTGCTGAAGGTCATTTGAATGTCTCAACTCTCTTCCTCTCACATCTTCAGCTACCTCCATCAAGTTAAAGCAGAAACTCCCAAAAAAGTCCTAAAAAAAACATAGTACCAGATAGTTTACGTACAAGGTGCAGTTTAATGACAAGCTATAGATGAAATATCAGCTGTTGTCCTTGTTAGTGTTAATAAGTGTTAATAAGGTGTGATCAGCAGCATCGTTAATATTGCTATCTGgacgcagcaggaagtgattGAACCATCGACCAAACTATTTCACTGTGTGAGGCTGGACTGTTTCTccatgtgaacctggactgtttctccatgtgaacctggactgtttcactgtgtgaacctggactgtttctccatgtgaacctggactgtttcacagtgtgaacctggactgtttcactgtgtgaacctggactgtttcacactggtggcttaacctcctatgacacactgagctcctccctctcactccaattattcatgttataaatatatgttaagaatccctctctctctctctctctccccccagccggtcagacagatgaccgtccaccatgagtctttggttctgtccaaggtttctgcctgttaaagggacgtttttccttgcctccgtctccataGTTCTTGCTCTTGGGGGTCAagctgggttctgtctttccctgctaatcctgtaagtGCAGTtagataacttcctgttgtgatctggtgttGTAGAAAtcaaatgaattttattttattttatttaattttgccACTTTCTGCATACTCTGTATTTGGTTTGGGTATATTAATGATATACTCGTTCATATTATTGGCTGTAAAGGCATCAGGTTGTTAATGGGAATcagcatttgtgttgttgaagGTGTTTTTctccgtacccccccccccccgtttcagaTATCCTGATGTAGGACATCCTCTTAACATTATGTCCTGCAGAAAATCAAGCTTTTCAACATTGCCTATTCACGTGACTCCAGAGCAACACACCTCACTGTCTAAGAATTTCTGAATGGAATTTTTTAAAGACACTtggcagagcagcaggacgTCCCACGCTTCTGTCTGAGTCTGTTGCATCTCTATTCTATGTTGCCCTCAGTCCAAGAAGGCCACAGCTCTGGTGGGTTTGTCTCTGATGACAGTAAAACGTCTTCATTGTCAGGACCTTCAGAGTCAGCAGCTGTGGctggacttcctgttttcactgATTCACAGCAGAAATGTGCTCCGCAGAGCAGGGAAAACCCGAACCCCACTGACGCTGACCTCCAACTCGAGAGACTCATCCCAGCACATCCGTGAAATGCTTTCATCGCTTGCAGCTGGGATTACTGTAACACTATATTTGAGGGTTGTCTCGGCCAGCAACGGTCCAGAAGATCATAATAACGAACTagtgtgatatatatatttaagtagCCTCATTGTATCTGCATGTCATCAATACCCGACTGtcaaatcaaatacaaaaacTTTGTCAAGATTTATCGTCACTGCCGTGCAAGATGAAATGTGTGGGCTCCATGCAGCACTACCATCAGCAACCACCAGGAGCAGTAGAGCAATAATTCCAGGAAGCCATCTCAACTGTCTATTGACATGAGGAAGAACGAGCGTAACGAAACAAACTCTCCACTCATGTTGATCAATAATCGACACTGTAATAACCCTGTAATAACCCTGTAATAACCCTGTAATAACCCTGTCTGCTACTTTCACATCACAGCATCTGTTCCTCCCCTTCTCTATAGAACTTATATAAGTCATTGCATTGTTAGaaacagatgtttgtgtgtgtgtacacaattgttcattacacacacacacacacacacacacacacacacacacagtgtgtatgATAGAAACTAACCTGGCCGTCTCTTTCTTGCTTTCTGCTTTTCGCCGATATTAGCCCCCCTGTTTTCATACTCTCTTCTTCCATCGCCACGGTAACAGACTGACccaaacacacacgtacagtctaaacacacacacacacacacacattcactctaCTTTAAGCTCCCATGAAGATCAGTCGGTCAGCAGGCGTCTGTCGATCAGTGTTTACATCCAAGCATGCTCAGTCACTCACTGggcaaacgtgtgtgtgcgtgtgtgtgtgcgcgtgcgtgtgcgtgtgggagCCCTGGAGAAACACTCCTCCACCCACAGGAGTGTAAAACCCAGTGACGCACAGCCAGAAATAGATGGGGGGGCCCCCGCTGGGATGATGACGGACAACATGTGCAGCACTTTACCAATGACAAACTCGCTGTTAATAAATGAgcaggtccaggttcacacacacacacacacacacacacacacacacacacacacacacacacacacacacgcacagtcctttatgtgttcattaatgCTTCATCATGTTCAGAAGAAATGATTCAAAAATACACCAGAATCTGAACCAATAACGTCTGTTCCGTGACCTCCtgcagtccaggttcacacattGAAAGCGTCCGGCTAAAGCAGCTCTCCTAACAATAACTCCTGAGGTGATGTCACACATCCATGAGGGCAGAGCCTAAATCAGAGACAGGGATTGGTTCCTTGTGACCCGTGTGCCGTTTTTCTTCTGACACTCGAATGGAGAAGGTGATTTCCTCTTCTCCATGTTTCCTGcattaatatttattgattatatatGGCTAGAGGCGACCCAGTGGGGCTCGTTTTCTTTGCCGTGTGTCTCAGTGTCTCTGTTGTCTTAGTTGTTTTGTCAACTAATACGGTTTCCCTGTATTTCCGTACTGGAAAGTCGtatttttgagcagtacggcgTACTGTGGATATTAGTatgggaaatctgtaaatactgGAAAATGATAAATTACGTAAGGATTCTGATAAACGAAGCAGCGAAAGGAAAAGTTAGCAGACGAAgtctcagtgggttgggcctaaaggggcggggcctgtcTGAGGCTTTAGCAGAATTGCATTCAGGGATTGGATCTAATAATCTACTGCGTGTATAAAGCTGGATTCCACACGGATGTAGACGTGaggtgtgatgtcacagctgtGGGGGTGTGATCTGCTTCACGCTGCCTTTGGGACGAGAACCCGATCAAATCTGCTTTGGTTAAACTTTAGGAAACAAAGGTTCAGACCAAGCAGTTCCTCCAACAACTAAAGACCTTCAACAGCCATTTCCTCCCCCAATGGGAACGCTGAAGTGACGTCAGCTGACTGGTGGTCACGATAGCAACATCTATATTTCATCCAGCGActgtaaggtaaggtaaggtaaggtaaggtaagtaAGGTTACTTTATGAACtctgcgcatgcgcccgggcaatgtgggtgaagtgtcttgcctaaggacacaacgacagtgtacacatgtgcctgagccgggaatcgaaccgccaaccctctcaaccactgcgccaccggcgCCCCAGAAAGACAAGTGAAACATTTCACACATGTTTTTAAAACTGAAGGGTGAAGATGCTTTGCCTCATGTTCGACCAATCAGAGAACCGTGAAGGACgcagttctttctttctttctttctttccctcgtTCACCCactcctttctcttctttttgcCTCTCTCCCATCACATGTCTTCTCCTCTAATCTTTTCTCATCCCTCCTCCAGGTTTGAGCCTCTCAGGTGATCCACAGGATCAATGAGCGGCGTCATCGACGATGTGAACAGTCAAGCAGAAGGATGCGGTCAGGAAcgcaaagccttccagaggctaCTACTGCAACTACGTTTATGTATTTGTACCTGCTGTTCGGTACCAGGAGGAGCTCCTCAGACCCATTGTGGGaccagatgctgctgcaggGGCCCCTGGGCTCTGCAGACCCTAACACGAGATCATGTGACTCCCAGCGACCTACAGGTTGCCAAGGAGACAGAAGACCCACTGGCCAATGGCAGCAAGAAAGACTGAATGTTGACCTTAAGCTCTACGGCCCTTAAAAGTTGAACAATCAGTGCAGGGTGACCCTGAacgtttgacctctgacctctcacGTGACTACGACGTGTTAAAGGACGAGGCCTTTTCTCTGCCCTCCCCTCGAAAAAAGACAGAGATGGAGCAGCGCCAGCCGTAAGTCACACCCTCCCTGACGGGGCCCCGAGACGGAGACACGTCATGGAACATTCCCGGAACCAGCCAGGCCCCACCCACCATCcgctcgccctctctctctctacaacACGAGATCAGATTAAAACTGGTCAGATCGATCGGAGATCAAATACACAGTATCGATTATTGGAGATTATTGATTATCCAAACATTCTAGGATGATCCAAATTATTGACAGCGAGATTCTGAGCGACAAATGAGCAGAGGTTCAAGCTGAAATCACAACATCACACCTCCACCTTCACGTgtccaccagccccccccccgcagacagACAGGACATTACGTAACGTGGGtatccccctccccctcctccttacCTTCCGTCCTCGGTGTCCGTCCGGGGACAGAGACCCGGACTCCGGGAAGATCCAGAAGAGTccggaggaggagcggaggaaACGGCGTAATAACGGAAGACATCCAGAACCGGGCtccgtcagacagacaggcaggccgagtgagagagagagagagagagagagagagagagagagagagagggagagagagcatttACAGGGTTATTCCAGAGACTTCCCAGAATagaagggggagagagagcaccgTGTGACGTCATCGGATCCCCCATAGTGCAAAGAGcgagggtaggggggggggggagaaatccctgtctgcctgtctgtctcactgAATGGCTGTCTCGCTGACTGACTGTCTACCTGAATGACTGTTCTGTTaaacagcgccacctgctggtcataATCCTTACTGAGTCTGTTCACCCAACCGACAACATGTCAGGTGACACCTCATGTTCGACCAAAGCAGCGTCTCTcactgcctgtctgcctgcctgcctgcctgcctgcctgcctgtctgtctgtctgcctgcctgcctgcctgcctgcctgcctgtctgtctgtctgtctgtctgtctgtctctgtgcagGTACATGTTCAGTTCTCAGCTACGACCAAAGCAGCATCTCTcactgcctgtctgcctgcctgcctgcctgcctgcctgcctgtctgtctgtctgcctgcctgcctgcctgcctgcctgtctgtctgtctgcctgcctgcctgcctgtctgcctgcctgcctgtctgtctgtctgtctgcctgtctctgtgcagGTACATGTTCAGTTCTCAGCTACGACCAAAGCAGCATCTCTTGCtttgcaaaggacagggtgaagtggagaaggttgggttgctgtgacGACCCCTCGGGACAAGAAGAAGTAGTAGTCTGCTGAGTGCTGATTCTTGCCCCTCCCTCTGACGTCATCATAACACGGAAGCCGCAACGCAACGCAAAGGGAAGGGACGGTTGCCTCGCAGCCGGAGGTTCAGGCAGGTTGAGATCAGTGtgagagcagacagacaggtaaggcGTACAGGTAGGTAGGTTAGCCCTCCACCGGGACCCGGCCCGCTTCCACCATGGCGCTGATCCCCTCGCAAGTCCTCCGTGTGGCCATCTTGCTGTCCTATTTCTCCATCATCTGCCACTACAAGGCGTTAGACATGCCGGCTCATCAGACGTACGGAGGCAGCTGGAAGTTCCTGACGTTCATAGACCTGGTAGGGGAACGGTGCGTTAGCTCAGGGGCTAACGCTTACCTGTGAAGACGCACAGCCGGTGCGTTAGCTCAGGGGCTAACGCTTACCTGTGAAGACGCACAGCCGGTGCGTTAGCTCAGGGGCTAACGCTTACCTGTGAAGACGCACAGCGGGTGTGTTAGCTCAGGGGCTAACGCTCACCTGTGAAGACGCACAGCCGGTGCGTTAGCTCAGGGGCTAACGCTCACCTGTGAAGACGCACAGCCGGTGTGTTAGCTCAGGGGCTAACGCTTACCTGTGAAGACGCACAGCGGGCGTGTTAGCTCAGGGGCTAACGCTTACCTGTGAAGACGCACAGCGGGCGTGTTAGCTCAGGGGCTAACGCTTACCTGTGAAGACGCACAGCCGGTGTGTTAGCTCAGGAGCTAACGCTTACCTGTGGAGACGCACAGCGGGTGTGTTAGCTCGGGGGCTAACGCTTACCTGTTTCCTGTTGAGCTGGCCGAACCCTCTGGTTCTTCCCGTGCAGGTGATCCAGGCCGTGTTCTTCGGACTGTGCGTCCTGATCGACGTGTCCAGTGTTCTGACCAAAGGAGGAGATGGCAGAGAACAGGAGCGGCAGCTGAGGAAGCTGGTTGGCCTGAGGGACTGGATGGTGGCGGTGCTGGCCTTCCCCGTTGGAGCGGTGAGGAGACGGACGCACACAAACTGATAACGATCGCAGAGACCGGGAGACGTTCCGGATCTGGTGAAGCAGAGAGCGGACGGAGGACCCGAAGGCAGCAGGTTATGCAGGGTTGGCTTCATGAAGGTCCAGGAGCTCCAGAAGGGGACTTGAGGATGCTCAGGTAGACGCGCAGAGACCAGGTGATGTTCAGACGGCGAAGGAGAAGCCTTTCCAGGGCAGTGTCGTGTAATCAGCGGGATTTCAAGCTTGCTAGCGCTGGACTTCAGCTTCGGCACCAGAGCCTGAGGTCCAGTAGATCTGATGGACGCTAACTAGCAGCAGTTCTATATTGATCTGTGTGGATAATGATTGCTATCGATCTGCTTCTTCTGTCTCCAGTTTGTGGTGTTCACATTCTGGACTCTCTATGTGTACGACCGAGAGCTGGTCTACCCCAAATTATTGGACAGCTTCATCCCTCAGTGGCTGAACCACGGCATGGTGAGTCCAGCTGCTTCCGGTACCGGTGCGGTTCCTGACGGGTTCTAGACGCGTAGCAGCCTCGACAGAGAGTACGGAACAAAAGAGCACGCTTAcgaacaataaaataaaatgccccGTGCGAGTCCCGTCAGTCGGAGTtctgctgctaacagacaggcaAACCACCGGCGGTGAAAACACCGACTacattgctttattttgtgtgtgagcTACCTGATGCAGcccagactccgcctcctgcgGCCCCCGGGGAGCGGGTGATCTGCCTCATGTCGTGAAGGAATGCGATGCTAACGTGGTGTCTCTCGTCTCCATTTGTCCCAGCACACCACCGTCCtccccttcatcatcatcgagATGCGGACCACCCACCACCGATATCCCAGCAGGTCATGGGGTCTGGCAGCCGTGTGCTGCTTTGCCATTGGATACATCCTCTGGTACCGAATGTTTCTTCTTTCCTATGCTCATGAACACACCACCAGTGTACACCCGTGGCCAGAAGTTTTGGGTCACTtggaaatgtccttattttgaAAGAGAAGAACTGTTTTTTAATGAAGGTAACTTAAACGAATCATAAATAGTCTCTCTACACTGCCATCGTGGTAAACGACTATTCAACCCtaatttccatccatccaccttcttccgcttatccggggccgggtcgcgggggcagcagcctaagctgCTAATTGCTAATTTTAAACTAATCATAAATAGCCTCTCTACATTGCTAGCGTGGTAAACGACTATTCAATGCTAACTTAAACTAATCATAAATAGTCTCTCTACACTGCTAGCGTGGTAAACGACTATTCAATGCTAACTTTAAACGAATCATAAATAGTCTCTCTACACTGCCATCGTGGTAAACGACTATTCAACcctaatatccatccatccaccttcttccgcttatccggggccgggtcgcggggcagcagcctaagctgCTAATCGCTAATTTTAAACTAATCATAAATAGTCTCTCTACACTGCTAAAGTGGTAAACGACCATTCAATGCTAACTTAAACTAATCACAAATAGTCTCTCTACACTGCCATTGTGGTAAACGACTATTCGATGCTAACTTAAACTAATCACAAATAGTCTCTCTACACTGCTAAAGTGGTAAACGACTATTCAAtgctaactttaaactaatcataAATAGTCTCTCTACACTGCTAAAGTGGTAAACGACTATTCAATTCTAACTATAAACTAATCACAAATAGCCTCTCTACATTGCTAGCGTGGTAAACGACTATTCAATGCTAACTTAAACTAATCACAAATAGCCTCTCTACACTGCTAAAGTGGTAAACGACTATTCAAtgctaactttaaactaatcataAATAGTCTCTCTACACTGCTAAAGTGGTAAACGACTATTCAATGCTAACTTAAACTAATCATAAATAGTCTCTCTACACTGCCATTGTGGTAAACGACTATTCAAtgctaactttaaactaatcataAATAGTCTCTCTACACTGCTAAAGTGGTAAACGACTATTCAATGCTAACTTAAACTAATCATAAATAGTCTCTCTACACTGCCATCGTGGTAAACGACTATTCAAtgctaactttaaactaatcacaAATAGCCTCTCTACATTGCTAGCGTGGTAGACGACCATTGTAGCTGCAGGTGTCTGGTTCttgggcctcgatacaccgaTGCAGATGTTGCACCGTCCccagcagcatcactgcagggttctaacggtacGATGTGTTTATCATTGCATCAGAAGGCTAATGAGGAGAAAACCCTGCAATCATGCTAGCACAGCTGAGCAGGTTAGCTGCTTAGAGAAGCGATGGGACTGCATTGGATGTCCCAAAACTTCTGGCCGCTGGTGTAGAGCGGTCAGGCTCCCGTTTCAGTTCCACGTTCCTGCTTCCGATGTTTCAGGTTTTATCCTTATATTCTACTTTACTGCGGTTTAGTTTGGTCTCTTTACTGCGCGTGTTCGTTTATTCTGTCATATACCGGTACTCGTTCTCTGGCTGAAGAAATGTGTCTACCTGGAGATTCCTGTACCTGGAACTGTGTGGAGAGGTGTAGGAAATCGGTTTTAGCTCACGTGTTTATTTATCAATGCATGTGAGTTTGGGTGTCATGTCTGAAGGTTCTATATCAAACAGtgttaaaaatatgaatattgatCACTTTGAAAACACGAAAAATGGtgctaaaaacatttcaatataatttcatttaatatGGTGATGGATAGTTAACAGTGATGATATTGTTCTTAATATAATCTTATTTGAGCTGTACGGTCCGTTATATTCTGCTCCCAGTACCAGTGAGAGACCTTTGAAATGAAGTATCAATCGCTAGCAGGTTCATCAATCACATCAGAGTTGGTTTCCCTCCCCTCTGTGTCCCTGCCCACCCAGGACATGTTGGGTGCAGCAGGTAACAGGTGTGTGGGTGTACCCGGTGCTGGAACACATCTCTCAGCTGGCTCGCGTCGTCTTCTTCACCGTGATGACCTCCTTCATCTGCGTCTTCTACCTGCTGGGAGAAATCCTGAACAATTACATCTGGAACCACACAGGTACACCTGCAGGTACGCGCAGGTACACAGGTGcatgcaggtacacacacaggtacacgcagGTGCACGCAGGTAACTGCACATGTCCACAGAGACAAAACGCCACATTGCATCCTCGCATCAGCTGatcgctcttcttctctcctctctggctCTCTCTCAGAAAAGGTCAAAGGCGAGTGATCGCCGACATCAGCGAACACTGACGTCCTCTGCTGGACAGGTGATGTTGCCCCGCACACCTGGGACAACATCCGGCTCTGGAAAAGCCTTTTGAAATGAACATGACCACCAATTGACTTTTTTGTTCAGGTGTTTCCAGTGATGGAGCAAAGCAACAACTTTTAATTCAACATTCGTTGAGCATCCTCATCAATCATTTgatcagttcagttttatttgtttgtcataAATCAATAAAGTTAACTGAATGTCTTAGATCTTTAACCACTGACTGGTAGTGATGCTGTATTTGGGGGCGCGCCCATAACGACAGCCAGGAGTCGGGTCCAGCCAGGAGTCGGGTCCAGCCGGGAGTCGGGTCCAGCCAGGAGTCGGGTCCAGCCGGGGGTCGGGTCCAGCCAGGAGTCGCCCAGGATCACCTCTAGGTGTCGCCAAAGGGCCAACAGCTGTACAGGCTATGTACCCCAGTCTTTTAAAACGGCAgccattaaaccgcttctcaaaaaaacaACGATGGATGCCATAGAAATGTAAATtggatttaatttaatcagTTTCAGGTCCAATCTGACCTCAAATCAGTCTGGATCGTTATGTTATCTTACAGTAGTGGGTTCATTGTGATCCTGTAAATTTAAATATCGGATCCAGAATGTGACCTGGATCCGGATCAGCCTCTGATATGTTCTAggtctgatggtgatgatcAATTTTCTCTCATCATTATCAAAATGATCCATGAAGTTGAAAGATTAAATCTAGTCATTGTTCTACAATGTAAAGAAATGCTTTAACGACATTCTGGATCTAAACcctgatctggatcaccaccagaATCAGATCTTTGGACTGGGCCCTACTTCTGGAGCTCCTTCAGTAAACCAGAGGGTGTTGGTGATGAGCCTTTATTTGTTCCACTTTAACATCTGGACAGATAAAAATCTGCTGATGGAAAGAGTTCAGATGTTTTATCCCTTTGGATGGATTACTGTTGAGCTGATTGGTCCAGGGCAGCGCTGTCCTTCCCCATTTTACCTTTCACACCTGAAAGAGGAAGTAAAACATCTAGAGAATAGTGGAGGAACAAAAAACGAGGAGGGGATGGAGGAGCTCACCGTTTGGATTCTCCTGTCTGTAGAACGTCTGCAGCATCTCGACGGCTTCGTCCGATCGGACGCCTGAAACACACTGAACAGACGGTTCAAGCCATTGAAGCTAACCAATGCGTCCCAgctcgacccccccccagcGTTGGAGCGTGTTTACGAGCACCGCCCACCTTAAAGGGCGAGCCGGTCTGAGATCCACCTACAGAGCAGACGTCCAGGGCGGAGCCACAGCCTCCAAAACGCTGGTTGCTGCATCCGTACACCACGGCCGGGAattctgccggggggggggggggggggtcagggaaCGTACCAGCATGAGAGTCATTAGCagcagcacacgcacacgtgtgtAGTCCCCTAACCCCGGTGACATTCAACATTCAATAAACACATTCCAGGAACCAGGTTCTGCCCAGACTCCAAAGTTAGGGAATATGACCTTCAACAAGGTCAAGAGGAATCTGTGAGCTGAAGCGCTGTTCATTCTGCAGGCTGCTGACAGGCTGCTGACAGGCTGCTGACAGGCTGCTAACAGGCTGCTGACAGGCTGCTGACTGAGCTGCTGACAGGCTGCTAACAGGCTGCTAACAGGCCGCTGACAGGCTGCTGACTGAGCGGACTGTTCTCCTGTCTCTCATCTAGCCACGCCCTGTTGATCAGGGCATTCTTCTTTTAATAGCAAAGTAAAGCAGGAACAACAATAACGATGATCCGACTGAGGATCCATAAAGtgtccctcccctcccccacctcAGATACCGAGgaggcgtgcccccccccccccctcggataCCGAGgaggcgtgccccccccccccccccggataccGAGCAGGCGTAGCGCGGCGGCACACATGATGCACGGTTCCACGGTGACGTAGACCACGGCCCGTTCACAGACGCTGCTCACGTccaacttcctgctgctgcaccaGCCCAACAGCTGGTCCAGAGCCACCAGCTCGGCGTGACGACTGGCCTGgggggacacggggacacggggacgAGATCAGCTTCCATACGAGCGATGGGCGTTCTGTGACGGGTAATGTACATTACTATGCTTTCCAAAAACAAGCTGCCTGTAAGACCCAGCCATGGGCAGCACACACATCAGACAGGTGTCAGAGCTCCACCCCCATCCTCCCAAACACACCTTTTTTCTTGTTAAAAGCAGTTTGATATTGTCTGATCCTCAACCTGCCACCGCTGATTGAAGAAAAACTTTTCTTTCATTATCCTACATTTTTACTTTGGTTGACTTCGTTCCTTCCGATCCCGACCGCCTCGTCCTCGAACACCAACAGACACCCAACTGGAACCTCTCCGTGTCCCAGAGCGTCTTTGGCCTGCAGAAGGAGACCGTCAGCGCTGTGCCTCggtgggcgtgttggtgaaggaaacagaggagatgaagaagtgatgggcgAGTTTGGTGACAGGAACCGAGAAGGACGGACGGTGGTGGGCTTTGCAAAAGGATGGAGATAgcagttaacacttatttccagaagagactagaacatagggtgacctacaagagcgGAGGGAGACGAgatgcaaggcaaaggtcaaacagaggtcataagatgacctgtatgaaggtcggatagtaaagagggagagaaggagctgtacaggctggacagacagagagacagatgggaaggatgtccagcatgttagtgatgaaggatagagaggtcaaaggtcaaacagtagtgtgtaggaagatggaagaagtatttagaggaattaatgaatgaggaacatgagagagaacaaaggggagtagaggaaccagGGAGTGATGAAGATCAGCACGAGGGAAGTTAAAAAtgatgacgaggatgaagaatgggaaggcagttggaccggagagtaccacagacgcaacgttagcgttgaggctagcaatgtagaagtacagggaaggtcagaaggagctgcattgtgtctttgtagatctagagaaagcctaggacagggtgtccagagaggaactgtggtactgcatgaggtactgtagtactgcatgaggtactgtagtactgcatgaggtactgtagtactgcatgaggtactgtggtacagCACGA encodes the following:
- the adat2 gene encoding tRNA-specific adenosine deaminase 2 isoform X3; this encodes MASGDRPGEDGDVGSSYPTNEETEKWMDKAFQLASRHAELVALDQLLGWCSSRKLDVSSVCERAVVYVTVEPCIMCAAALRLLEFPAVVYGCSNQRFGGCGSALDVCSVGGSQTGSPFKCVSGVRSDEAVEMLQTFYRQENPNGVKGKMGKDSAALDQSAQQ
- the aig1 gene encoding androgen-induced gene 1 protein isoform X1, encoding MALIPSQVLRVAILLSYFSIICHYKALDMPAHQTYGGSWKFLTFIDLVIQAVFFGLCVLIDVSSVLTKGGDGREQERQLRKLVGLRDWMVAVLAFPVGAFVVFTFWTLYVYDRELVYPKLLDSFIPQWLNHGMHTTVLPFIIIEMRTTHHRYPSRSWGLAAVCCFAIGYILWTCWVQQVTGVWVYPVLEHISQLARVVFFTVMTSFICVFYLLGEILNNYIWNHTGTPAEKVKGE
- the adat2 gene encoding tRNA-specific adenosine deaminase 2 isoform X1 — its product is MASGDRPGEDGDVGSSYPTNEETEKWMDKAFQLPTTVRPSRFLSPNSPITSSSPLFPSPTRPPRHSADGLLLQAKDALGHGEVPVGCLLVFEDEAVGIGRNEVNQSKNASRHAELVALDQLLGWCSSRKLDVSSVCERAVVYVTVEPCIMCAAALRLLEFPAVVYGCSNQRFGGCGSALDVCSVGGSQTGSPFKCVSGVRSDEAVEMLQTFYRQENPNGVKGKMGKDSAALDQSAQQ
- the aig1 gene encoding androgen-induced gene 1 protein isoform X2 — its product is MALIPSQVLRVAILLSYFSIICHYKALDMPAHQTYGGSWKFLTFIDLVIQAVFFGLCVLIDVSSVLTKGGDGREQERQLRKLVGLRDWMVAVLAFPVGAFVVFTFWTLYVYDRELVYPKLLDSFIPQWLNHGMHTTVLPFIIIEMRTTHHRYPSRSWGLAAVCCFAIGYILWTCWVQQVTGVWVYPVLEHISQLARVVFFTVMTSFICVFYLLGEILNNYIWNHTEKVKGE
- the adat2 gene encoding tRNA-specific adenosine deaminase 2 isoform X2: MASGDRPGEDGDVGSSYPTNEETEKWMDKAFQLAKDALGHGEVPVGCLLVFEDEAVGIGRNEVNQSKNASRHAELVALDQLLGWCSSRKLDVSSVCERAVVYVTVEPCIMCAAALRLLEFPAVVYGCSNQRFGGCGSALDVCSVGGSQTGSPFKCVSGVRSDEAVEMLQTFYRQENPNGVKGKMGKDSAALDQSAQQ